The following proteins are encoded in a genomic region of Candidatus Eisenbacteria bacterium:
- a CDS encoding STAS domain-containing protein, with protein sequence MKGIDVYVEEAAQNRGVSVLRVSGYVDTTTSPDLERRLQALLRDKRFHIVVDLSGVEYISSAGWGIFISEIREIREQGGDLKLAGMIPDVREVFDLLEFENILKSYADADLAIASFGQITPAPQASSASAADASGSAQSAASKGPQRSETVLSDEDLIREIARQHPEFGLMRIQKELRRPERGGRDLNPVQIYVLLRKLDLDTRERRVALAKENQTSTRR encoded by the coding sequence CCCAGAACCGAGGCGTATCGGTGCTGCGAGTTTCGGGCTACGTCGATACGACGACCAGCCCCGACCTCGAGCGCAGGCTTCAGGCGCTTCTGCGCGACAAGCGCTTCCACATCGTGGTCGACCTTTCCGGCGTCGAGTACATCTCGAGCGCGGGGTGGGGGATCTTCATCAGCGAGATCCGAGAGATCCGCGAGCAGGGCGGCGATCTGAAGCTCGCGGGGATGATCCCCGACGTCCGCGAGGTATTCGACCTCCTCGAATTCGAGAACATCCTGAAATCCTACGCCGACGCCGATCTGGCCATCGCCTCGTTCGGCCAGATCACGCCCGCGCCCCAGGCGTCTTCGGCGAGCGCGGCCGATGCCTCCGGCTCCGCGCAGTCCGCGGCGAGCAAAGGCCCGCAGCGCTCCGAGACGGTCCTCTCCGACGAGGACCTGATCCGCGAGATCGCGCGGCAGCACCCCGAGTTCGGCCTCATGCGCATCCAGAAGGAGCTTCGCCGGCCGGAGCGCGGGGGGCGCGACTTGAATCCGGTCCAGATCTACGTCCTCCTCCGCAAGCTCGACCTCGACACGCGCGAGCGGCGCGTGGCCCTCGCAAAGGAAAATCAAACTTCGACGCGGCGCTAA